One Candidatus Nitrososphaera evergladensis SR1 genomic window, AATATAAAACGCAGTTTGTCTCCAAAATTCTTCTGGACGCTTTTGACTATAGGATATGCCTGTCCACAATAGGGACATTCGTAATCGCCATATTCGACCAAGATCACCGGCGCTGACTCCTGCCCTTGGGCGTGATCGCGCTCGTTAACAGGTTGGTTTAGTCTTGCGATTTCCGCTTCATCTATCTTGGATGACATTTGTTTGCTATTTCTCCTCCTTCGCATCTAATGATTCAAGGGCTGCAAGAATGCCATTAGCGCCGGGATTTACGCCAATCGGGGAAACATAGCTCCAGCGAATCACCCCGTCACCATCGATGACAAAGAGTGCTCGCTCAGCCGTACCGTCTCCTTGACGATATACGCCATACTGTTGGGCTACCGATCCTTTTGGATTAAAATCCGACAGCAAAGGAAACCCCAAATTTCTGGCTTTAGAAAACGCTAGATGGGACCAGATATTGTCTACCGAAATTCCTAAAAGCTGGGCATTAAAGCGATTGAATTCTGGCAGTATTTCATTAAACAGAGCCATTTCGTCTCCGCAGACCGGGCTAAAATCTGCAGGATAGAAGGCAAGGATCACAGGCCTACTGCGAAATTCGCCAAGCGATACTGTCTTATCTGGTGTACTCCTAAGTGTAAAATCTGGGGCACGCGTTCCAGGTTGGAGCGGCGTCGAAGATGGTATCGTTGCGGATTTCTGCCGCGGCTTATTGAGCTTCTTTTTATTTTTGCTCGTATCGCC contains:
- a CDS encoding peroxiredoxin, with protein sequence MPSSTPLQPGTRAPDFTLRSTPDKTVSLGEFRSRPVILAFYPADFSPVCGDEMALFNEILPEFNRFNAQLLGISVDNIWSHLAFSKARNLGFPLLSDFNPKGSVAQQYGVYRQGDGTAERALFVIDGDGVIRWSYVSPIGVNPGANGILAALESLDAKEEK